The nucleotide sequence ATCACGTTCAGCACAGCAACCAGTGCAAGACCTGTCCAAAGCGCATCGCGCGGCAGATCCATTGCAATGACCTTGCGCGCACTGTCTGTCGGTTCCATGATGCTGGTCCAGACGGCACGCATCCATGTTTGAAAATCTACGGTCATGATCTGCTTTCAGCTTCGCGCAAGGTTTGAACCCATATGATCAGAAACACAACCGCGCCGATCACACTGACAAGCGTGGCCTGACTGCCCGGCCCGATTAACCCGCGTACCAATCCATAAAACAAGAACAAAGGAGAGGTTGCCAGAAGCGTCCAGAACAATGCGAGCCGCGCGCCAAACCACGTGCCGGAACCACCCAAAACCTTGGCAATCATATGCGATAAGGCGGCCACACCGTACATGAACAATGGCAGAATGATAACCGCACTGAAGAACGTATAGGTCATCATCCCTTCAAAATTCATCTCGGATGGCCATGGTGAAGGCTCATACCCGTCGGCGACCCGCCGCAAACGCGGCCATTGCGCCACGAAGATCAGAAAACAACTGACCATCAGATACATTATCGCACGGTCTTCACGCCGCCCCTGCGCCAGCAGGTCGCGCATGACATGACGCGGCCTGCGCCATGTGCGCATTATGTCATTGGTAACAGGCATTAGCTGCGGCGCGACAACCAGCCTTCCAGCCGGTCCCTGAGATCACCCGCCAATCCCTCGTCTTCAATCTCATCCAAAGCCTCTGCCAGAAAAGACAGTGTCAACAGATTGCGCGCGTCATGCAGAGACACACCGCGGGACCGCAAGTAAAACAGGGCCGTTTCATCAATCGCCCCAGAGGTGGACCCGTGTGAACACGCCACATCATCGGCATAAATCTCAAGTTCGGGCTTGGCGAGGAAGACGCTGTCATCATCCAGCAAGAACGACTGGCTGATCTGATAACCATCCGTCTTCTGCGCCCCTTCCTTCACCAGGATCTTGCCCTGAAAAACACCGGTGGCCCCGTTGCGCAGAACCTTCTTAAACACCTGACGGCTTTCACAGTTCACGGCGTCATGTGTGATGAAAACCGTGTCATCATGATGGAAATCCTTGCCGTCGCCGACGCATGCACCGGCCACATGGGCCACGGCATCATCGCCCGTGATTTCCAGCACACATTCGTTGCGTGTCAGAACACCATTAAAGGTCAGCGTGAATGACTTGAACGTTGAATTCGCCGCTATCCTTGCAAAACAATGGGTTACAGCGCGACGCTCATGATCACGGCCCTGCGCACGGACGTGATGAAACGTGCCGCCTTCGGCCACTTCAACCTCTAGCTGTTTGGAGAACCGGGCCGCAGCTGGCCCGGTTTCTAACAACGTCACTTCAGCGCCAGCGTCAACTTTCACCACATTGTGCAAGATCGCGTCCGAGGACACGTCCTTGTGCAAATAGATGAAGTTGATTGGTTTTGATGCCTTGCCAGTCGCATGGATCACAACGCCATCGGTTGCCAGCGCCGTGTTCAACGCCGCTAAAGGACGCTCAACAGGTCTTTGTCCGCGCGCTTCCAGCACACCATAGATATCCTTGGCCCAGTGGATATCTGTCGTCATCGCGTCTGCAAGGCGCTCGATTTTGACGCCTTCGGCGGTCAGGTCATCAGACGCATCTGCATCAAACACCCCATCGACAAAGACAATCTTCACGCGGTCTACCGCATCGAAAAGCGGACCTTCGTCATTGTGAAACAGCGCCGCCTCTGGCGCGTCCACGGTGGTCAGCGAGGTTGGATCAGTGTACTTCCAATACTCATCGCGCTTCGTGGGAAGGCCCATATGGTAAACCCGCGCCATTGCATCGGCCCGTGCTGCATTGCCCCATGCCGCCCCTTGCGGCACTTCCACATCGGCTAGTCGCGCCGCTGTGGTATCCACTTTAGCTTTGCAAGTGCCATCAGGCCACCTCTGCCAGAATATCAGCATAACCGTTGTTTTCGACTTCCAGCGCCAATTCGGGCCCACCTGATTTCACAA is from Yoonia sp. GPGPB17 and encodes:
- a CDS encoding YIP1 family protein, which encodes MRTWRRPRHVMRDLLAQGRREDRAIMYLMVSCFLIFVAQWPRLRRVADGYEPSPWPSEMNFEGMMTYTFFSAVIILPLFMYGVAALSHMIAKVLGGSGTWFGARLALFWTLLATSPLFLFYGLVRGLIGPGSQATLVSVIGAVVFLIIWVQTLREAESRS
- a CDS encoding SufB/SufD family protein; protein product: MDTTAARLADVEVPQGAAWGNAARADAMARVYHMGLPTKRDEYWKYTDPTSLTTVDAPEAALFHNDEGPLFDAVDRVKIVFVDGVFDADASDDLTAEGVKIERLADAMTTDIHWAKDIYGVLEARGQRPVERPLAALNTALATDGVVIHATGKASKPINFIYLHKDVSSDAILHNVVKVDAGAEVTLLETGPAAARFSKQLEVEVAEGGTFHHVRAQGRDHERRAVTHCFARIAANSTFKSFTLTFNGVLTRNECVLEITGDDAVAHVAGACVGDGKDFHHDDTVFITHDAVNCESRQVFKKVLRNGATGVFQGKILVKEGAQKTDGYQISQSFLLDDDSVFLAKPELEIYADDVACSHGSTSGAIDETALFYLRSRGVSLHDARNLLTLSFLAEALDEIEDEGLAGDLRDRLEGWLSRRS